The following is a genomic window from Armatimonadota bacterium.
CGTCGGCGCTCGCCTCTGTTCCCTTCGTCCCGGGGCACGAGAACGTCGGGACGGTGGAGGAGGTGGGGGCGGAGGTGCAGGGCCTCCGCCCCGGGCAGCGGGTGGTGGTGGACCCGCTCCTGCCGTGCGCGGTGCGGGGACTGCCCCTGTGCCCCAGCTGCGCGGCCGGCGCCTACAACCGCTGCCTGCGCTTCGCCGACGGCCTCCTGGCGCCGGGGATGATGATCGGGGCCTGCCGGGATACGGGCGGGAGCTGGGGGGAGGCTTTCGTCGCGCACGCCGCGCAAGCCCATCCGGTGCCGGACGGGGTGAGCGACCGGGAAGCGCTCCTGGCGGAACCGCTGGCCTGCGCCGTCCACGCCGTGGCGCGCGCGCCGCTCCCGGCGGACGGCTGGGTGCTGGTGGTGGGCGGCGGCACCGTGGGTCTGTGCGTCGTGGCCGCACTGCGCGCGCTGGCGCCGGGCGCTCGCGTCCTGGCCCTGGTGAAGCACCGGTTCCAGGCCGCCATGGCCAGACGATTGGGGGCGGACGAGGTCGTGGCCGCCGACGGGAAGGGGAGGTACTACGGCGCCGTGGCTGAGGTGACCGGCGCGCGGGTCCTCCGCCCGCTCTTCGGCCGGCCCGTGCTGCGGGGCGGAGCCGCCCTCACGCTGGAGTGCGCCGGCAGCGCCCGCAGTCTCGACGACGCCCTGCGCCTGACCCGACCGGGAGGCCACGTCACGCTGGTCGGCCTGGCGGCGCTGCCGCGCGGGGTGGACTGGACCCCCATCTGGCTGAACGAGCTCCGGGTCGACGGCGCCTTCACCTACGCGGTGGAGGGGGAACCGCTCGGCCGACGTCCGACCCTGGCGGTGGCCCTGGAGTGGCTGGCCGCCCGGCGGGTGGACCTTGCCCCCCTCCTCACCCACGTCTACCCCCTCGCGCGGTACGGTGAGGCGCTGGCCACCGCGGCCGGCAAGCGGGACGGGGCGATCAAGGTGGCTCTGGCGCCATGAGTGGTCCTGCCCCCGTCCTGGGCCGGGACCGCGCGAACCAGGCCCTACGGCAGCCGGCGGATCTTCCTGGATGAGACCCGCCTGAGGAGTCATCGGGCGCCGCCCTACTCCGGGATCGATCTGCGGCCCGATGGGCCGCGTGGGCAGGAGCTGCTATGGTCGAGCCAGGAGGTGAGGCACATGGCCCGCAATGTCTCCGGTGGTCGAACGACCATTATGGAAGACCCGCCGTTCGCCCGGTGGCTCTTCGGGAACACGAAATCCGCCTGGCTGTGGCTGGTGCTCCGGGTTTGGCTCGGCTACCAGTGGATCGAAGCCGCCCT
Proteins encoded in this region:
- a CDS encoding alcohol dehydrogenase catalytic domain-containing protein, coding for MRALVFTPTPVRYLAGRALTRLAGVTGWTTAPVLALRAIPRPPLPTAAWVRVAVHLGGVCGSDLHLLRLAMSPATSALASVPFVPGHENVGTVEEVGAEVQGLRPGQRVVVDPLLPCAVRGLPLCPSCAAGAYNRCLRFADGLLAPGMMIGACRDTGGSWGEAFVAHAAQAHPVPDGVSDREALLAEPLACAVHAVARAPLPADGWVLVVGGGTVGLCVVAALRALAPGARVLALVKHRFQAAMARRLGADEVVAADGKGRYYGAVAEVTGARVLRPLFGRPVLRGGAALTLECAGSARSLDDALRLTRPGGHVTLVGLAALPRGVDWTPIWLNELRVDGAFTYAVEGEPLGRRPTLAVALEWLAARRVDLAPLLTHVYPLARYGEALATAAGKRDGAIKVALAP